A genomic region of Nocardioides plantarum contains the following coding sequences:
- the ptsP gene encoding phosphoenolpyruvate--protein phosphotransferase, translating into MVTDSPSSVPELRGTPVVPGVAYGPAVVARGEVSAEAVAAFGDGGYADDEGALAAFDAAAAEVADGFATKAESATGAAAEVLGASAGLARDRGLRGAVRKNLRGGSPLLVAVHDAVEQFVGTFTKMGGLMAERVTDLRDIEKRLVARIVGEPEPGVPTPSEPSVLVAEDLAPADTAGLDPAVVVALVTERGGPTSHTAIIARQLGIPCVVGVADLLAVEAGTLLLVDGTTGLLTPDPDADEARRLVADDAERRAALETWSGPGATADGLAVKVLANVADGESARSAATAPVEGVGLFRTELCFLNRSEEPSVDEQAAIYTEVLAAFGDVGHVVVRTLDAGSDKPVAFATLAGEENPALGVRGLRLSFGNPGLLSRQLDAIAAAARATGTETWVMAPMVATVAEAADFASAVRSRGLKAGVMVEVPSAALLAHRMLEVVDFLSIGTNDLTQYTMAADRMATDLAHLTDPWQPAVLQLVAITAEAGRQAGKPVGVCGEAAADPLLACALVGMGVTSLSMAAAAARPVGARLASVTHDQCEEAAEAALAAADPAAARAAVLALLS; encoded by the coding sequence GTGGTCACCGATTCCCCGTCCTCCGTCCCCGAGCTCCGGGGCACCCCCGTCGTCCCCGGCGTCGCCTACGGCCCCGCCGTCGTCGCCCGCGGGGAGGTGTCGGCCGAGGCGGTCGCCGCCTTCGGCGACGGGGGGTACGCCGACGACGAGGGCGCGCTGGCGGCCTTCGACGCCGCCGCGGCCGAGGTGGCCGACGGCTTCGCCACCAAGGCCGAGAGCGCCACGGGGGCGGCGGCCGAGGTGCTGGGCGCGAGCGCCGGCCTGGCCCGCGACCGCGGCCTGCGCGGTGCCGTGCGCAAGAACCTGCGCGGGGGGAGCCCGCTGCTGGTCGCGGTGCACGACGCGGTCGAGCAGTTCGTCGGCACCTTCACCAAGATGGGCGGGCTGATGGCCGAGCGGGTCACCGACCTGCGCGACATCGAGAAGCGCCTGGTCGCCCGCATCGTGGGCGAGCCCGAGCCGGGGGTGCCGACCCCCTCCGAGCCGTCGGTGCTGGTCGCCGAGGACCTCGCCCCCGCCGATACCGCCGGGCTCGACCCGGCGGTCGTCGTCGCCCTGGTCACCGAGCGCGGCGGCCCGACCAGCCACACCGCGATCATCGCCCGCCAGCTCGGCATCCCCTGCGTGGTCGGCGTGGCCGACCTGCTCGCCGTCGAGGCCGGCACCCTGCTGCTCGTCGACGGCACCACCGGCCTGCTGACCCCCGACCCCGACGCCGACGAGGCGCGGCGGCTGGTCGCCGACGACGCCGAGCGGCGCGCCGCGCTCGAGACGTGGAGCGGCCCCGGCGCCACCGCCGACGGCCTCGCGGTCAAGGTGCTGGCCAACGTCGCCGACGGCGAGTCGGCGCGCAGCGCCGCGACCGCGCCGGTCGAGGGCGTGGGCCTGTTCCGCACCGAGCTGTGCTTCCTCAACCGCTCCGAGGAGCCGAGCGTCGACGAGCAGGCCGCCATCTACACCGAGGTGCTCGCGGCGTTCGGCGACGTCGGCCACGTCGTCGTCCGCACCCTCGACGCAGGCTCCGACAAGCCCGTCGCGTTCGCCACCCTGGCCGGCGAGGAGAACCCGGCGCTCGGCGTACGCGGCCTGCGGCTGTCGTTCGGCAACCCCGGGCTGTTGTCCCGCCAGCTCGACGCGATCGCCGCGGCCGCGCGGGCCACCGGCACCGAGACCTGGGTGATGGCGCCCATGGTCGCGACCGTCGCCGAGGCTGCCGACTTCGCCAGCGCGGTCCGCAGCCGCGGGCTCAAGGCCGGGGTCATGGTCGAGGTGCCGTCGGCGGCGCTGCTGGCCCACCGGATGCTCGAGGTCGTCGACTTCCTGTCCATCGGCACCAACGACCTGACCCAGTACACGATGGCCGCCGACCGGATGGCCACCGACCTGGCCCACCTCACCGACCCGTGGCAGCCCGCCGTGCTGCAGCTGGTGGCGATCACCGCCGAGGCCGGTCGCCAGGCCGGCAAGCCGGTCGGGGTCTGCGGTGAGGCCGCCGCCGATCCGCTGCTGGCGTGCGCCCTGGTCGGGATGGGGGTCACGTCGCTGTCGATGGCCGCGGCCGCCGCGCGCCCCGTCGGCGCCCGGCTCGCCTCGGTCACCCACGACCAGTGCGAGGAGGCCGCCGAGGCGGCTCTGGCCGCCGCCGACCCCGCGGCCGCCCGAGCCGCCGTGCTCGCGCTGCTCTCCTGA
- a CDS encoding DeoR/GlpR family DNA-binding transcription regulator — translation MYAEERQQSMSRLVAERRRMSVATLAAEYDVTTETVRRDLSQLERLGLVRRVHGGVVPADALGPIEAGLGERDRTNADVKDLIAKAAVALLPRDGGTVVLDAGSTTARLAAAIPSDRRLVTFTHAVPVAARLAGLPAVELHLLPGRVRAATQAAVGADTVTALGRLRADVAFVGTNALTVRHGLSTPDADEAATKRAIVASARRVVVLADSSKVGRESTISFAALADVDCLVTDTGIEPGDRRAIEKAGVEVVLP, via the coding sequence GTGTACGCCGAGGAACGCCAGCAGTCCATGTCCAGGCTCGTCGCCGAGCGACGCCGGATGTCGGTCGCGACCCTGGCCGCCGAGTACGACGTGACCACCGAGACCGTGCGCCGCGACCTCTCCCAGCTCGAGCGCCTGGGGCTCGTACGCCGGGTGCACGGCGGCGTGGTGCCGGCCGACGCCCTCGGCCCGATCGAGGCCGGGCTCGGCGAGCGCGACCGCACCAACGCCGACGTGAAGGACCTCATCGCCAAGGCGGCGGTCGCCCTGCTCCCCCGCGACGGTGGCACCGTCGTGCTCGACGCCGGAAGCACCACCGCGCGCCTGGCCGCCGCGATCCCCTCCGACCGCCGGCTCGTGACGTTCACCCACGCGGTGCCGGTCGCGGCCCGCCTGGCGGGCCTGCCGGCCGTCGAGCTCCACCTGCTGCCCGGCCGGGTCCGTGCGGCCACCCAGGCCGCCGTCGGCGCCGACACCGTGACGGCCCTCGGCCGGCTGCGCGCCGACGTGGCCTTCGTCGGCACCAACGCGCTCACCGTGCGCCACGGGCTGTCCACCCCCGACGCCGACGAGGCGGCGACCAAGCGCGCGATCGTCGCGTCCGCCCGCCGGGTCGTCGTCCTGGCCGACTCCTCCAAGGTCGGCCGCGAGTCGACCATCAGCTTCGCCGCGCTCGCCGACGTCGACTGCCTGGTGACCGACACCGGCATCGAGCCCGGCGACCGCCGCGCGATCGAGAAGGCCGGCGTCGAGGTGGTCCTCCCGTGA
- a CDS encoding LuxR C-terminal-related transcriptional regulator codes for MRLVLAEDHALLRAGMIQLLEANGFTILHAAVDAASLDAALRDPDAQAAVVDVRLPPGQTDEGLRAAIAVRQARPGFPVMVISQYVEHLYARELLASGEGSVGYLLKDRVSDVAEFVDGVRRVAAGATVLDPEVVATIMARRREEPLDRLTPREREVLGLMAEGRSNAAIAARLVVTDKAVAKHINSIFAKLDLGAADDDHRRVRAVLAWLRV; via the coding sequence GTGCGACTTGTCCTCGCCGAGGACCACGCCCTCCTCCGGGCCGGGATGATCCAGCTCCTCGAGGCCAACGGGTTCACGATCCTGCACGCGGCGGTCGACGCCGCGTCGCTCGACGCCGCGCTCCGCGACCCCGACGCGCAGGCCGCGGTGGTCGACGTACGCCTGCCACCGGGGCAGACCGACGAGGGCCTGCGCGCCGCGATCGCCGTGCGCCAGGCGCGGCCGGGCTTCCCGGTCATGGTCATCTCCCAGTACGTCGAGCACCTCTACGCCCGCGAGCTCCTGGCCAGCGGGGAGGGCTCGGTCGGCTACCTGCTCAAGGACCGGGTCTCCGACGTCGCCGAGTTCGTCGACGGCGTACGCCGGGTGGCCGCCGGCGCGACCGTGCTCGACCCCGAGGTGGTCGCCACGATCATGGCGCGGCGTCGCGAGGAGCCGCTGGACCGGCTGACCCCGCGGGAGCGGGAGGTCCTCGGGCTGATGGCCGAGGGCCGCTCCAACGCCGCCATCGCGGCCCGGCTGGTCGTCACCGACAAGGCCGTCGCCAAGCACATCAACAGCATCTTCGCCAAGCTCGACCTCGGCGCCGCGGACGACGACCACCGCCGGGTGCGGGCCGTGCTCGCCTGGCTGCGCGTCTGA
- a CDS encoding molybdopterin-dependent oxidoreductase: MGILRQPPVPAGFTGTRLGVCNLCEAICGLELTLEDGAVTGIRGNPDDPLSRGYICPKGVSLADVYTDPDRLRRPVRRVPGPDGAADTWEELGWEEALDLVADRLAATISEHGGDAVGVYLGNPNAHSLGFGTHGAGFVRALRTHHRFSASTVDQVPHQLVAWQMYGHQLMIAIPDLDRTRLFLVVGANPMASNGSLMTVPDFPKRVRELKERGGRMVVLDPRRTETAKVADEHHFVRPGTDAPVLLAMLHVLVSEGLARPPAYVDGLEHLADLVAPFTPERAAAVSGVDAGAIRSLARELAGAGPAVVYGRMGVSTQGFGTLCQWAIACLNLLSGHFDSPGGAMFTEPAVDTVGLRIAGPGRRDRWRSRVRDVPEFAGELPSSVMAEEMREPGEGQVRAMVTVAGNPVLSTPDGPGLAEALDGLDFMAAVDLYLNETTRHADVVLPPTSALERDQYDLVFHGFAVRNTARWTPAVFARDEDQRHDWEIFGALATRIAERLGSPLSDDAAGQLAAEPADLVERLLDSGGRATAADLVEHPEGVDLGPLRPTMPARLQTPDQRIDLVPDLLVGDLDRLTAWLADLEATPRAADELVLIGRRHQRDCNSWLHNTTRLTKGRARHQLLMHPDDLADRGIADGGTVVVTSRVGSVEVAVAGADDMMRGVVSLPHGYGHQLPGTRLAHASTVVGVSINDLTDPDLLDVVSGNAALNGVPVTVSPA, encoded by the coding sequence ATGGGCATCCTGCGCCAGCCACCCGTCCCCGCCGGGTTCACCGGCACCCGCCTCGGCGTCTGCAACCTGTGCGAGGCGATCTGCGGCCTCGAGCTGACCCTCGAGGACGGCGCCGTCACCGGCATCCGGGGCAATCCGGACGACCCGCTGTCCCGCGGCTACATCTGCCCCAAGGGCGTGTCGTTGGCCGACGTCTACACCGATCCCGACCGGCTGCGCCGTCCCGTACGCCGGGTGCCCGGGCCCGACGGTGCGGCCGACACCTGGGAGGAGCTCGGCTGGGAGGAGGCCCTCGACCTCGTCGCCGACCGACTGGCCGCGACGATCTCCGAGCACGGCGGCGACGCCGTGGGCGTCTACCTCGGCAACCCCAACGCCCACTCCCTCGGCTTCGGCACCCACGGCGCCGGGTTCGTCCGCGCGCTGCGGACCCACCACCGGTTCAGCGCCTCGACCGTCGACCAGGTGCCCCACCAGCTGGTCGCGTGGCAGATGTACGGCCACCAGCTGATGATCGCGATCCCCGACCTCGACCGCACCCGGCTGTTCCTCGTCGTCGGCGCCAACCCGATGGCCTCCAACGGCTCGTTGATGACCGTCCCCGACTTCCCGAAGCGGGTGCGCGAGCTCAAGGAGCGTGGCGGCCGGATGGTCGTGCTCGACCCGCGCCGTACCGAGACGGCCAAGGTCGCCGACGAGCACCACTTCGTCCGACCCGGCACCGACGCCCCGGTGCTGCTGGCGATGCTGCACGTGCTCGTCAGCGAGGGCCTGGCCCGCCCCCCGGCGTACGTCGACGGCCTCGAGCACCTCGCCGACCTCGTCGCGCCCTTCACCCCCGAGCGCGCGGCCGCGGTCTCGGGCGTCGACGCCGGCGCGATCCGGTCCCTGGCGCGCGAGCTGGCCGGCGCCGGCCCGGCCGTCGTCTACGGCCGGATGGGTGTGTCCACGCAGGGCTTCGGGACCCTGTGCCAGTGGGCGATCGCCTGCCTCAACCTGCTGTCCGGCCACTTCGACTCCCCCGGCGGCGCGATGTTCACCGAGCCGGCGGTCGACACCGTCGGGCTGCGCATCGCCGGTCCGGGTCGCCGCGACCGCTGGCGCAGCCGGGTGCGCGACGTACCCGAGTTCGCCGGGGAGCTGCCGTCCTCGGTCATGGCCGAGGAGATGCGCGAGCCAGGCGAGGGCCAGGTGCGGGCGATGGTCACCGTCGCCGGCAACCCGGTGCTGTCCACGCCCGACGGACCGGGCCTGGCCGAGGCGCTCGACGGCCTGGACTTCATGGCCGCCGTCGACCTCTACCTCAACGAGACGACGCGGCACGCCGACGTGGTGCTGCCGCCGACCAGTGCGCTCGAGCGCGACCAGTACGACCTGGTGTTCCACGGCTTCGCGGTGCGCAACACCGCGCGCTGGACGCCGGCGGTCTTCGCGCGCGACGAGGACCAGCGCCACGACTGGGAGATCTTCGGGGCGCTGGCGACCCGGATCGCCGAGCGGCTCGGCAGCCCGCTGTCCGACGACGCGGCCGGGCAGCTGGCCGCCGAGCCCGCCGACCTCGTCGAGCGGCTCCTCGACAGCGGCGGCCGGGCCACGGCGGCCGACCTCGTCGAGCACCCCGAGGGCGTCGACCTCGGCCCCCTGCGCCCGACGATGCCCGCCCGTCTGCAGACCCCCGACCAGCGGATCGACCTGGTGCCCGACCTGCTCGTCGGCGACCTCGACCGCCTCACCGCCTGGCTGGCCGACCTCGAGGCCACGCCCCGGGCCGCCGACGAGCTGGTGCTGATCGGCCGCCGCCACCAGCGCGACTGCAACTCCTGGCTGCACAACACGACCCGGCTCACCAAGGGCCGGGCCCGCCACCAGCTGCTCATGCACCCCGACGACCTCGCCGACCGGGGCATCGCCGACGGCGGCACCGTCGTGGTCACCTCACGCGTCGGCTCGGTCGAGGTCGCCGTGGCCGGGGCGGACGACATGATGCGCGGCGTCGTCTCGCTCCCCCACGGCTACGGCCACCAGCTGCCGGGCACCCGCCTCGCGCACGCCAGCACCGTGGTCGGGGTGTCGATCAACGACCTCACCGACCCCGACCTGCTCGACGTCGTGTCCGGCAACGCCGCCCTCAACGGAGTGCCGGTGACGGTGTCGCCGGCCTGA
- a CDS encoding sensor histidine kinase — MTEPSRLRLTAYAAAQLVLGILALVLAILTVTGAALMVVWVGGLLLAISVPLTRVVADAHRRMATDVLGLEVPRPYRPVPSHPWHALVAVARDPMTWRDLAWLVWACTFGWVIALICVLELLALVTWPLWWWTLRPKMRARSQIDLWFLATSRTERLQQRVQVLTETRAEAVDSAAAELRRLERDLHDGPQARLVALSMSLGLAEQLLAEDPDAARRLIGDARTTTSAAIGDLRSVVRGIHPPVLADRGLTGAVQALALDMAVPVTVVADLDGRPPAPVESAVYFAVAECLANVGKHARADAVTIAMTHVDGRVRVRVHDDGVGGADPGAGTGMLGVRRRLAAFDGTMSVSSPTGGPTEVILEVPCDLSSPRTTPSSGPG; from the coding sequence GTGACCGAACCGAGCCGTCTGCGCCTGACGGCGTACGCCGCCGCGCAGCTCGTGCTCGGGATCCTCGCCCTGGTGCTGGCGATCCTCACGGTCACGGGCGCCGCCCTGATGGTCGTCTGGGTCGGCGGGCTGCTGCTCGCGATCTCGGTGCCGCTCACCCGCGTGGTCGCGGACGCCCACCGGCGGATGGCCACCGACGTGCTGGGGCTGGAGGTGCCGCGCCCCTACCGCCCGGTACCGAGCCACCCGTGGCACGCGCTGGTCGCCGTGGCCCGTGACCCGATGACCTGGCGCGACCTGGCCTGGCTGGTGTGGGCATGCACGTTCGGCTGGGTGATCGCGCTGATCTGCGTCCTCGAGCTGCTGGCCCTGGTGACCTGGCCGCTGTGGTGGTGGACGCTGCGTCCCAAGATGCGCGCACGCAGCCAGATCGACCTGTGGTTCCTGGCCACCAGCCGCACCGAGCGGCTCCAGCAGCGGGTGCAGGTGCTCACCGAGACCCGCGCCGAGGCCGTCGACAGTGCCGCTGCCGAGCTGCGCCGCCTCGAGCGCGACCTGCACGACGGCCCGCAGGCGCGGCTGGTGGCGCTGTCGATGAGCCTGGGGCTGGCCGAGCAGCTGCTCGCCGAGGACCCCGACGCCGCACGGCGCCTGATCGGCGACGCCCGGACGACGACCTCGGCCGCGATCGGCGACCTGCGCTCCGTCGTGCGCGGCATCCACCCCCCGGTGCTGGCCGACCGCGGCCTCACCGGGGCGGTCCAGGCCCTCGCGCTCGACATGGCGGTGCCCGTCACGGTCGTCGCCGACCTCGACGGCCGCCCGCCGGCGCCGGTCGAGTCGGCCGTCTACTTCGCCGTGGCCGAGTGCCTGGCCAACGTCGGCAAGCACGCCCGCGCCGACGCGGTCACCATCGCCATGACCCACGTCGACGGACGGGTGCGGGTCCGGGTGCACGACGACGGGGTGGGCGGCGCCGATCCGGGCGCCGGGACCGGCATGCTGGGGGTCCGACGCCGGTTGGCCGCCTTCGACGGCACGATGTCGGTGTCGAGCCCGACCGGCGGGCCGACCGAGGTCATCCTGGAGGTGCCGTGCGACTTGTCCTCGCCGAGGACCACGCCCTCCTCCGGGCCGGGATGA
- a CDS encoding 1-phosphofructokinase family hexose kinase, which yields MIVTLTPNPSIDRTVALAGPLVRGGVHRTASAFSQAGGKGVNISRACLSAGVATTAVLPAAGDDPFVADLAAAGIAHRLAPGDGPVRVNLTISEPDGTTTKLNSPGATASPATLDALAATLRSLADEADWIVLAGSLPPGAPARWYADLVAELRTTTTTRIAVDTSDEPLVSLVDRLGPDTAPHLMKPNGEELASFTGADGAALEADPAAAAAAARTLLDRGVTEVLATLGGHGAVLVTADGAWHAIPPPTDVVSTVGAGDSSLFGYLLGGLRQQDPAHRLALAVAYGSAAAGLPGTTIPQPTQVRPDLVVVRALPSPLESDR from the coding sequence CTGATCGTCACCCTCACCCCTAACCCCAGCATCGACCGCACCGTGGCGCTCGCCGGTCCGCTGGTCAGAGGTGGCGTGCACCGCACCGCCTCGGCGTTCTCCCAGGCCGGCGGCAAGGGCGTCAACATCTCCCGCGCCTGCCTGTCCGCCGGCGTCGCGACCACCGCCGTGCTGCCCGCCGCCGGCGACGACCCGTTCGTCGCCGACCTGGCCGCCGCCGGCATCGCCCACCGCCTCGCACCGGGCGACGGGCCGGTGCGGGTCAACCTGACGATCAGCGAGCCCGACGGCACCACCACCAAGCTCAACAGCCCCGGCGCCACCGCGAGCCCGGCCACCCTCGACGCGCTCGCCGCGACCCTGCGCTCGCTGGCCGACGAGGCCGACTGGATCGTGCTCGCCGGCTCGCTCCCGCCCGGCGCCCCCGCCCGCTGGTACGCCGACCTCGTCGCCGAGCTGCGCACGACCACCACCACCCGCATCGCCGTCGACACCAGCGACGAGCCGCTGGTCTCCCTGGTCGACCGGCTCGGCCCCGACACGGCCCCGCACCTGATGAAGCCCAACGGCGAGGAGCTGGCCTCGTTCACCGGCGCCGACGGCGCGGCACTCGAGGCCGACCCCGCCGCCGCGGCCGCCGCGGCCCGGACCCTGCTCGACCGTGGTGTCACCGAGGTCCTGGCCACCCTGGGCGGCCACGGGGCGGTGCTGGTCACGGCCGACGGCGCCTGGCACGCCATCCCGCCCCCGACCGACGTCGTCAGCACCGTCGGTGCCGGCGACTCCAGCCTCTTCGGCTACCTCCTCGGGGGCCTGCGCCAGCAGGACCCCGCCCACCGTCTCGCGCTCGCCGTCGCCTACGGCAGCGCGGCCGCCGGCCTGCCCGGCACCACCATCCCGCAACCCACGCAGGTGCGACCCGACCTGGTCGTCGTACGCGCGCTGCCCTCACCACTGGAGAGTGACCGATGA
- a CDS encoding MMPL family transporter: MSNPLVTVPRRAARWSATHPWRAIGAWFAFVALAVVLASFVPTVEADDADYRIGESGRADALVDAAGLDEPGTEYVLVTGRASDPGALDAAAGDVARALAGVDGVTSVGEPQTSPAGSEVLVPALLGEEEDLPDDLADDIGDTVSQVATSHPGLEIRVSGDATLDAAIDERVGKDLHAAEGISLPITLVLMLLAFGALIAAGLPVLLAATSVAATIGVLAPLSHLVHAEPTVTSMIVLIGMAVGVDYSLFYLKREREERLAGRSTLDAIDIAAQTSGHSILVSGAAVVVAMSGLFLIGDTTFDSLAVGAIVVVAVAVLGSITVLPALLARLGRWVDRPRVPLLWRANARISQGGLSRRILRPVVRRPVAALLAAGLVVLALALPAVGLRIHSANLDTMPSSIPEVQTMRDLTAAFPAEGTSATVVVEADPALAGRVATALDDLATRAAASGRFVATREAPVVSADGGTTVLDLVMPYDESDERVGDALEALRDDLVPQALGGLDAETAVGGGAAESYDFDARLGDRLPLVIGFVLLLTALVMLATFRSLLLAVVSVLLNLASVGVAFGCLVLVFQHGVGADLLGFTTPGFVIDWLPLFVLVVLVGLSMDYHVFVLSRVREHVRAGLPARLAVERGISETAGVVTSAAAVMVSVFAIFATLSMLEMKMMGVGLAAAILLDATLIRLVMLPAILVLLGERVWRRTPTATAAAPVDETPDETAALRPATPSPALR; the protein is encoded by the coding sequence ATGTCGAATCCCCTGGTCACCGTCCCTCGCCGCGCCGCCCGCTGGAGCGCCACCCACCCCTGGCGGGCCATCGGCGCCTGGTTCGCCTTCGTGGCGCTGGCCGTCGTGCTCGCCTCCTTCGTGCCGACCGTCGAGGCCGACGACGCCGACTACCGGATCGGCGAGTCCGGTCGGGCCGACGCCCTGGTCGACGCGGCGGGCCTGGACGAGCCCGGGACCGAGTACGTCCTCGTCACGGGGCGGGCATCCGACCCCGGAGCGCTGGACGCGGCGGCGGGCGACGTGGCCCGTGCTCTCGCCGGCGTCGACGGCGTGACGTCCGTCGGCGAGCCGCAGACGAGTCCCGCCGGGTCCGAGGTCCTCGTCCCAGCGCTGCTCGGCGAGGAGGAGGACCTGCCCGACGACCTCGCCGACGACATCGGGGACACCGTGTCTCAGGTGGCCACATCCCATCCCGGCCTGGAGATCCGGGTGTCCGGGGACGCCACGCTCGACGCCGCGATCGACGAGCGTGTCGGCAAGGACCTGCACGCCGCCGAGGGCATCAGCCTCCCCATCACCCTGGTGCTGATGCTCCTGGCGTTCGGGGCGCTCATCGCCGCCGGGCTGCCGGTCCTGCTCGCCGCGACGAGCGTGGCCGCCACGATCGGGGTGCTCGCCCCGCTCTCGCACCTGGTGCACGCGGAGCCGACCGTCACCAGCATGATCGTGCTCATCGGCATGGCGGTCGGCGTCGACTACTCGCTGTTCTACCTCAAGCGGGAGCGCGAGGAACGGCTCGCCGGGCGCTCGACGCTGGACGCCATCGACATCGCCGCCCAGACCTCCGGCCACTCGATCCTGGTGTCCGGCGCGGCCGTCGTGGTGGCGATGTCGGGGCTGTTCCTGATCGGGGACACGACCTTCGACAGCCTGGCCGTCGGCGCGATCGTCGTGGTCGCGGTGGCGGTGCTCGGCTCGATCACCGTGTTGCCGGCCCTCTTGGCCAGGCTGGGCCGTTGGGTCGACCGGCCGCGGGTGCCGCTGCTGTGGCGCGCCAACGCCCGGATCAGCCAGGGCGGGCTGTCGCGCCGCATCCTGCGGCCCGTCGTACGCCGGCCGGTGGCGGCGCTCCTGGCCGCCGGGCTCGTCGTCCTGGCGCTGGCCCTGCCCGCCGTGGGCCTGCGGATCCACTCCGCCAACCTCGACACGATGCCGTCCTCGATCCCCGAGGTGCAGACGATGCGCGACCTCACGGCCGCGTTCCCGGCCGAGGGCACCTCGGCCACCGTGGTGGTCGAGGCCGATCCGGCGCTGGCCGGACGGGTCGCCACCGCGCTGGACGACCTCGCGACCCGCGCGGCGGCGTCCGGACGCTTCGTCGCGACCCGGGAGGCGCCGGTGGTGTCGGCCGACGGCGGCACGACCGTGCTCGACCTCGTGATGCCGTACGACGAGTCCGACGAGCGCGTCGGCGACGCGCTGGAGGCGCTGCGCGACGACCTGGTGCCCCAGGCGCTCGGTGGCCTCGACGCCGAGACGGCCGTCGGCGGCGGTGCGGCCGAGAGCTACGACTTCGACGCCCGGCTGGGCGACCGGCTGCCCCTGGTGATCGGGTTCGTGCTGCTGCTCACCGCGCTGGTGATGCTGGCGACCTTCCGCAGCCTGCTCCTGGCCGTGGTGTCCGTCCTGCTCAACCTGGCCTCGGTGGGCGTGGCCTTCGGCTGCCTGGTCCTGGTCTTCCAGCACGGCGTCGGCGCCGACCTGCTCGGCTTCACCACCCCCGGCTTCGTGATCGACTGGCTCCCGCTGTTCGTGCTGGTCGTGCTCGTCGGGCTCTCGATGGACTACCACGTGTTCGTGCTGAGCCGGGTCCGCGAGCACGTGCGCGCCGGGCTGCCCGCCCGCCTCGCGGTCGAGCGTGGGATCTCCGAGACGGCCGGGGTCGTGACGAGCGCGGCCGCGGTGATGGTCTCGGTCTTCGCGATCTTCGCGACGCTGTCGATGCTCGAGATGAAGATGATGGGCGTGGGCCTGGCCGCCGCGATCCTGCTCGACGCCACCTTGATCCGGTTGGTGATGCTGCCCGCGATCCTGGTGCTGCTGGGCGAGCGCGTGTGGCGTCGTACGCCGACCGCGACGGCCGCAGCGCCGGTCGACGAGACGCCCGACGAGACGGCCGCCCTCAGGCCGGCGACACCGTCACCGGCACTCCGTTGA